The following proteins are co-located in the Polyangia bacterium genome:
- a CDS encoding tetratricopeptide repeat protein, protein MRVRLEVASAFSPRAALVALLAAASACATTHGTATPATVPAPVTYEMEPLKITAVKGPDGQHLESFDATELFEQAGAELSEKRFDDAIKTYDRLLKEFDDPRYKKAALYNTGLALQGKKDWAAAIERFRILIDQYPDTDDAKDALYQTGASYAEMENWPTSAVIFAEILQRKDLNADDRIEALGRRGFAQFKLKDLDTAERTFRSALAYFTQIEKDQRLQTDFYLGLCKYHLGQIPHERFRAAPLRLPERQMNIDLDEKARLLLTAQRQYIETIKLGNPQWASAAGYQVGSLYEELYDAFIHAPIPPEMLGAANVEKRDVYFDELRKKIRILLEKSAKWTEQNLLMIERLGIDNEWRDKSKLAFAKLQKLLDPNTLLHPGEEGPEAPPATTPGPGPATPVPPTSRPPATGPGEAAPPTIREPNQPPRAPAFQRQIL, encoded by the coding sequence ATGCGCGTTCGTCTTGAGGTGGCTTCGGCGTTTTCTCCCCGGGCGGCGCTGGTCGCGCTCTTGGCGGCCGCGTCGGCGTGCGCCACCACGCATGGAACGGCGACCCCGGCGACCGTCCCGGCCCCGGTGACGTACGAGATGGAGCCGTTGAAAATCACCGCCGTCAAAGGACCGGACGGGCAACATCTGGAATCCTTCGACGCCACCGAGCTGTTCGAGCAGGCGGGTGCCGAACTGTCGGAAAAGCGCTTCGACGATGCCATCAAGACCTACGATCGGCTGCTGAAAGAGTTCGACGACCCTCGGTACAAGAAGGCGGCGCTTTACAACACCGGCTTGGCCTTGCAGGGCAAGAAGGATTGGGCGGCAGCCATCGAGCGCTTTCGGATCTTGATCGATCAATATCCCGACACCGACGACGCCAAGGACGCGCTTTATCAGACCGGGGCTTCGTACGCCGAGATGGAGAACTGGCCGACTTCGGCGGTGATTTTCGCGGAGATTTTGCAGCGCAAGGATCTGAACGCCGACGATCGCATCGAAGCCTTGGGCCGGCGCGGGTTCGCCCAGTTCAAGCTGAAGGATCTGGACACCGCCGAGCGGACCTTCCGATCGGCGCTGGCGTATTTCACCCAGATCGAAAAGGACCAGCGGCTGCAGACCGATTTCTACCTGGGCCTGTGCAAATACCACCTGGGCCAGATCCCGCACGAACGGTTCCGGGCGGCGCCGCTGCGCTTGCCGGAACGGCAGATGAACATCGACCTCGACGAGAAGGCGCGGCTGCTCTTGACCGCCCAGCGCCAGTACATCGAGACCATCAAGCTGGGCAACCCGCAGTGGGCGTCGGCAGCCGGCTACCAGGTCGGATCTTTGTATGAAGAGCTGTACGACGCGTTCATCCACGCGCCCATCCCACCCGAGATGCTGGGCGCCGCCAACGTCGAGAAGCGCGACGTCTACTTCGATGAGCTGCGCAAGAAGATCCGCATCCTCCTGGAGAAGTCGGCCAAGTGGACCGAGCAGAATCTCCTGATGATCGAGCGCCTGGGCATCGACAACGAGTGGCGCGACAAATCGAAGCTGGCGTTCGCCAAGCTGCAGAAGTTGCTGGATCCGAACACGCTGCTGCATCCAGGAGAAGAAGGTCCCGAGGCGCCGCCAGCAACGACGCCGGGCCCGGGTCCCGCCACGCCGGTTCCACCGACGTCGCGTCCGCCGGCCACCGGGCCAGGCGAGGCGGCGCCGCCGACCATCCGCGAACCCAATCAGCCTCCGCGGGCACCCGCTTTTCAGCGCCAGATCTTGTAG